GTCTCCCGCGCGGGAAGGCCCCTGCACCTGCTGTCGGTGGGACATGCCCGGCGGGCGGTGTTCGTGGTCGCCGGCGCGCACGCCAACGAGCCGGCCGGCGGCTCCACCCTGCGGGTGCTGGCCGAACGCGTCCTCGCGGAGCGCGAGTTGCGCGCCGACACGTCCTGGCACTTCCTGCTGTGCGCGGATCCGGACGGCGCGAGCCTGCATGTGACACCGGCGCCGCGCAGCCTGCTCGACTACCACCTCGGCTTCTACCGGCCGACGGGCGCCGAGCAGCCGGAGTGGTCGCCGTCCGTGCTGCCGCCCGACCGGCTGCCGCCCGAGACCCGGACGCTGACCGGGGTGATCGACGAGCTGCGGCCCTACCTCCAGGTCACCCTGCACGGCACCGATCTCGGCGGCAGCTGGGTGCAGCTGACCAGGGACGTGCCCGGGCTCGCCGAGCCGTTCGCCAAGTCGGCCGCGCAGCTGCACATCCCGGTGGAGACGGGCGCCTCCGACGCCGCCGGCTGGCCGGCCTCCGCCCCCGGTGTGCATGTCATGCCCGGCCCGGAGACGGGCGCCGCGTACCCGAGCATGCCGGACGACGCGCGGCACAGCACCTGGTACCACGCGCACCGGTACGGCGGTCTGACGGCCGTGGTGGAGGTGCCGATGTGGGCCAGCGACCTGGTCGACGACCCGGCGCCGCACCCGGCGCCGGCGGCGGCGATGCGGCGCCTGGCGAAGCGGCTGCTGCGGGACTCGAGGGAGGTGGAGCGGATCCTCGCCGAGGCGCTGCCCCGCCTCGACGGGGTGGACGGCCCGCTGCTGCGGGCGGCGCGCTGGGCGCTGGAGCTGGTCCCGGGGCTCGCCGAGGACTGGATCCACACGCCGCCCGCCGGGACGACGATGGCGTACGTCGGCAGTGTGGACGCCTTCGGACGGCGGCTGCCGCTGCGCGCGGCGGCGATGCTGCTGCGGGTGCTGCGGGAGGCGGACGACCGGGCGGCGCCCCGGCTGGAGCGGCTCGTGGCCGACTGGTGCGACGCCTTCGCGGAG
This genomic interval from Streptomyces sp. NBC_00557 contains the following:
- a CDS encoding M14 family zinc carboxypeptidase gives rise to the protein MSLLPELRYPTVPELVASAQALAAQEPGLCSLRQVGVSRAGRPLHLLSVGHARRAVFVVAGAHANEPAGGSTLRVLAERVLAERELRADTSWHFLLCADPDGASLHVTPAPRSLLDYHLGFYRPTGAEQPEWSPSVLPPDRLPPETRTLTGVIDELRPYLQVTLHGTDLGGSWVQLTRDVPGLAEPFAKSAAQLHIPVETGASDAAGWPASAPGVHVMPGPETGAAYPSMPDDARHSTWYHAHRYGGLTAVVEVPMWASDLVDDPAPHPAPAAAMRRLAKRLLRDSREVERILAEALPRLDGVDGPLLRAARWALELVPGLAEDWIHTPPAGTTMAYVGSVDAFGRRLPLRAAAMLLRVLREADDRAAPRLERLVADWCDAFAERFRARWVPLEHQVEHQSRTVLVAAQQARERAV